In Citrus sinensis cultivar Valencia sweet orange chromosome 4, DVS_A1.0, whole genome shotgun sequence, one DNA window encodes the following:
- the LOC102607467 gene encoding F-box protein CPR1-like isoform X2 — protein sequence MARLPTDINIDILSRLPVKSLLRFKCVSKSFCSLIDSQEFIKIHLKRSIETNSNLSLILSGTPAPILDSSRYWNGKIFSASLDSLNLGVELDHPFKNCKGRTPIIDSCNGLIALKNDENGIAFWNLSTKEHLILPKFWGDLKDKVYMVVDGFGYDAVNDDYKVVRLVHFVRENVEYTEVSVYSLRTNSWRRIRVDFPYSILHGWDGKFADGHVHWLVTKNPEDYIENLIIAFNLKSEEFHEVPLPHLGNKNDVLVMFVGNFSGCLYFSCLCNYPQPVDIWVLKGCWTKAFSFHRSVGDYVKALAYSKSEDKVLVDKFKYGEDEDINRWELCWYDPQNQRAADQVTIHGGVPQGCRDTIVCMDSLVSLAAYAGSGVAGREGRMSYKRFRATIGLGKLG from the exons ATGGCGAGGCTCCCGACGGATATAAACATTGACATACTAAGCCGGCTACCTGTTAAGTCTCTGCTGCGTTTCAAGTGCGTGTCGAAGTCGTTTTGTAGCTTAATCGACAGCCAAGAATTCATAAAGATCCATCTCAAACGCTCCATTGAAACCAACTCCAATCTCAGCCTCATTCTTTCAGGTACACCAGCTCCTATCTTAGACTCATCACGCTACTGGAACGGTAAAATCTTCTCCGCAAGCTTGGATTCTTTGAATCTTGGTGTAGAACTTGATCACCCTTTTAAGAATTGCAAAGGGAGGACTCCAATTATTGATTCTTGCAATGGATTGATTGCTCtcaaaaatgatgaaaatggcATAGCTTTTTGGAATCTATCAACCAAGGAACATCTAATACTACCCAAGTTTTGGGGTGATTTGAAAGATAAGGTTTACATGGTTGTTGATGGGTTTGGTTATGATGCTGTTAATGATGACTACAAAGTTGTCAGACTTGTACACTTTGTTAGAGAAAATGTCGAGTATACTGAAGTTTCTGTTTATAGTTTGAGAACTAATTCTTGGAGACGGATCAGAGTCGACTTCCCTTACTCTATTCTTCACGGTTGGGATGGTAAATTTGCGGATGGTCATGTACATTGGTTGGTAACGAAAAATCCTGAAGATTATATTGAAAATCTGATCATCGcatttaatctaaaaagtgAGGAATTTCACGAGGTGCCACTGCCTCATCTAGGGAATAAAAACGACGTCCTTGTTATGTTTGTGGGCAATTTCAGTGGATGTCTCTATTTCAGTTGCCTTTGTAATTATCCACAACCTGTCGATATATGGGTATTGAAGGGGTGTTGGACTAaggctttttcttttcaccgAAGTGTTGGTGATTATGTGAAAGCATTGGCTTATTCAAAGAGTGAAGACAAAGTTCTAGTGGATAAGTTTAAGTATGGTGAAGATGAAGATATAAATAGATGGGAACTTTGTTGGTATGACCCACAAAATCAGAGAGCTGCTGATCAAGTGACGATTCATGGTGGTGTCCCGCAAGGTTGTCGTGATACAATTGTTTGTATGGATAGTCTTGTTTCACTAGCTGCTTATGCAGGAAGTGGCGTGGCAGGCAGAGAAGGAAGAATGAGTTACAAGAG GTTTAGGGCGACTATTGGACTGGGGAAGCTTGGTTAG
- the LOC102607467 gene encoding F-box protein CPR1-like isoform X1: MAGLPTDINIDILSRLSVKCLLRFKWVSKSFCSLIDSQEFIKIHLKRSIETNSNLSLILSGTPAPILDSSRYWNGKIFSASLDSLNLGVELDHPFKNCKGRTPIIDSCNGLIALKNDENGIAFWNLSTKEHLILPKFWGDLKDKVYMVVDGFGYDAVNDDYKVVRLVHFVRENVEYTEVSVYSLRTNSWRRIRVDFPYSILHGWDGKFADGHVHWLVTKNPEDYIENLIIAFNLKSEEFHEVPLPHLGNKNDVLVMFVGNFSGCLYFSCLCNYPQPVDIWVLKGCWTKAFSFHRSVGDYVKALAYSKSEDKVLVDKFKYGEDEDINRWELCWYDPQNQRAADQVTIHGGVPQGCRDTIVCMDSLVSLAAYAGSGVAGREGRMSYKRKRRGRQRRKNELEEV; encoded by the exons ATGGCGGGGCTCCCGACGGATATAAACATTGACATACTAAGCCGGCTATCTGTTAAGTGTCTGCTGCGTTTCAAGTGGGTGTCGAAGTCGTTTTGTAGCTTGATCGACAGCCAAGAATTCATAAAGATCCATCTCAAACGCTCTATTGAAACTAATTCCAATCTCAGCCTCATTCTTTCAG GTACACCAGCTCCTATCTTAGACTCATCACGCTACTGGAACGGTAAAATCTTCTCCGCAAGCTTGGATTCTTTGAATCTTGGTGTAGAACTTGATCACCCTTTTAAGAATTGCAAAGGGAGGACTCCAATTATTGATTCTTGCAATGGATTGATTGCTCtcaaaaatgatgaaaatggcATAGCTTTTTGGAATCTATCAACCAAGGAACATCTAATACTACCCAAGTTTTGGGGTGATTTGAAAGATAAGGTTTACATGGTTGTTGATGGGTTTGGTTATGATGCTGTTAATGATGACTACAAAGTTGTCAGACTTGTACACTTTGTTAGAGAAAATGTCGAGTATACTGAAGTTTCTGTTTATAGTTTGAGAACTAATTCTTGGAGACGGATCAGAGTCGACTTCCCTTACTCTATTCTTCACGGTTGGGATGGTAAATTTGCGGATGGTCATGTACATTGGTTGGTAACGAAAAATCCTGAAGATTATATTGAAAATCTGATCATCGcatttaatctaaaaagtgAGGAATTTCACGAGGTGCCACTGCCTCATCTAGGGAATAAAAACGACGTCCTTGTTATGTTTGTGGGCAATTTCAGTGGATGTCTCTATTTCAGTTGCCTTTGTAATTATCCACAACCTGTCGATATATGGGTATTGAAGGGGTGTTGGACTAaggctttttcttttcaccgAAGTGTTGGTGATTATGTGAAAGCATTGGCTTATTCAAAGAGTGAAGACAAAGTTCTAGTGGATAAGTTTAAGTATGGTGAAGATGAAGATATAAATAGATGGGAACTTTGTTGGTATGACCCACAAAATCAGAGAGCTGCTGATCAAGTGACGATTCATGGTGGTGTCCCGCAAGGTTGTCGTGATACAATTGTTTGTATGGATAGTCTTGTTTCACTAGCTGCTTATGCAGGAAGTGGCGTGGCAGGCAGAGAAGGAAGAATGAGTTACAAGAG
- the LOC102607467 gene encoding F-box protein CPR1-like isoform X3 → MAGLPTDINIDILSRLSVKCLLRFKWVSKSFCSLIDSQEFIKIHLKRSIETNSNLSLILSGTPAPISASSRYWGGKIFSAGLDSLNLGVELDHPFKNCKGRTPIVDSCNGLIALKNDENDIALWNPSTEEHLILPKYWGDLKDFTVVDGFGYDAVNDDYKVVRLVQLVIGNVGYTEIAVYSLRTNSWRRIRVDFPYYILHGWDGTFADGHVHWLVTNNPEDYIENLIVAFNLKSEEFHEVPLPHLENRNDVLVMFVGNFSGCLYFSCLCNYPQPVDIWVLKGCWTKAFSFPRSVGDYVKALAYSQSGGKVLVDKFEYGEDEDINRWELFWYDLQNQGAAADQVTIHGVPQGCRDTIVCVDSLVSLAACAGRGVAGREGRMS, encoded by the coding sequence ATGGCGGGGCTCCCGACGGATATAAACATTGACATACTAAGCCGGCTATCTGTTAAGTGTCTGCTGCGTTTCAAGTGGGTGTCGAAGTCGTTTTGTAGCTTGATCGACAGCCAAGAATTCATAAAGATCCATCTCAAACGCTCTATTGAAACTAATTCCAATCTCAGCCTCATTCTTTCAGGTACACCAGCTCCTATTTCAGCCTCATCACGTTACTGGGGCGGCAAAATCTTCTCTGCAGGCTTGGATTCTTTGAATCTTGGTGTAGAACTTGATCACCCTTTTAAGAATTGCAAAGGGAGGACTCCAATTGTCGATTCTTGCAATGGATTGATTGCtctaaaaaatgatgaaaatgacATAGCTTTGTGGAATCCATCAACCGAGGAACATCTAATACTACCCAAGTATTGGGGTGATTTGAAAGATTTTACGGTCGTTGATGGGTTTGGTTATGATGCTGTTAATGATGACTACAAAGTTGTCAGACTTGTACAATTGGTTATAGGAAATGTTGGATATACTGAAATTGCTGTTTATAGTTTGAGAACTAATTCTTGGAGACGGATCAGAGTCGACTTCCCTTACTATATTCTTCACGGTTGGGATGGTACATTTGCGGATGGTCATGTACACTGGTTGGTAACGAACAATCCTGAAGATTATATTGAAAATCTGATCGTCGcatttaatctaaaaagtgAGGAATTTCACGAAGTGCCACTGCCTCATCTAGAGAATAGAAACGACGTACTTGTTATGTTTGTGGGCAATTTCAGTGGATGTCTCTATTTCAGTTGCCTTTGTAATTATCCACAGCCTGTCGATATATGGGTATTGAAGGGGTGCTGGACTaaagctttttcttttccccgaAGTGTTGGTGACTATGTGAAAGCATTGGCTTATTCACAGAGCGGAGGCAAAGTTTTAGTGGATAAGTTTGAGTATGGTGAAGATGAAGATATAAATAGATGGGAACTTTTTTGGTATGACCTACAAAACCAGGGAGCTGCTGCGGATCAAGTGACGATTCATGGTGTGCCGCAAGGTTGTCGTGATACAATTGTTTGTGTAGATAGTCTTGTTTCACTAGCTGCTTGTGCAGGAAGAGGTGTGGCAGGCAGAGAAGGAAGAATGAGTTAG
- the LOC102608151 gene encoding bifunctional TH2 protein, mitochondrial isoform X1, whose product MRFLFTNPIKTPLLSSILFHCPNSPRLGLLDSVRVNSPSSLTTQRSSLSMAAIPPKSPSPEEEGLARRLWIKFKRESVFAMYSPFTVCLASGNLKLETFRHYIAQDFHFLKAFAQAYELAEECADDDDAKLSISELRKGVLEELKMHDSFVKEWGTDLAKMATVNSATVKYTEFLLATASGKVEGVKGPGKLATPFEKTKVAAYTLGAMSPCMRLYAFLGKEFHGLLNANEGNHPYKKWIDNYSSESFQASALQNEDLLDKLSVSLTGEELDIIEKLYHQAMKLEVEFFCAQPLAQPTVVPLIKGHNPAGDRLIIFSDFDLTCTIVDSSAILAEIAIVTAPKSDQNQPENQLGRMSSGELRNTWGLLSKQYTEEYEQCIESFMPSEKVENFNYETLHKALEQLSHFEKRANSRVIESGVLKGINLEDIKKAGERLSLQDGCTTFFQKVVKNENLNANVHVLSYCWCGDLIRASFSSAGLNALNVHANEFSFKESISTGEIIEKVESPIDKVQAFNNTLEKYGTDRKNLSVYIGDSVGDLLCLLEADIGIVIGSSSSLRRVGSQFGVTFIPLYPGLVKKQKEYTEGSSSNWKEKSGILYTVSSWAEVHAFILGW is encoded by the exons ATGCGCTTCCTTTTCACAAACCCAATCAAAACCCCATTACTCTCTTCTATTCTTTTCCATTGTCCCAACTCGCCCCGACTCGGCCTTCTTGACTCAGTCCGAGTCAACTCACCTTCTTCTTTGACAACTCAAAGATCGTCACTTTCGATGGCGGCGATTCCCCCAAAATCGCCGAGCCCTGAGGAGGAGGGACTCGCGAGGAGGTTGTGGATCAAGTTTAAGAGAGAATCTGTGTTTGCCATGTACTCCCCGTTTACGGTTTGTTTGGCTTCTGGGAACCTAAAGCTTGAAACCTTCAGGCATTACATCGCCcaagattttcattttctcaaagCTTTCGCCCAAGC gtATGAACTGGCGGAAGAATgtgctgatgatgatgatgcaaaGTTATCTATCTCTGAATTGAGGAAGGGTGTACTTGAGGAGTTAAAAATGCATGATTCCTTTGTGAAG GAGTGGGGTACAGATCTTGCTAAAATGGCTACTGTTAACTCTGCAACTGTAAAGTATACAGAGTTCTTGTTGGCAACAGCTTCCGGGAAGGTCGAAGGTGTTAAAGGTCCTGGAAAACTTGCAACCCCATTTGAGAAAACTAAAGTTGCCGCTTACACATTGGGTGCCATGTCACCTTGTATGAGGCTCTATGCTTTCCTTGGAAAGGAATTCCATGGCCTCCTAAATGCTAATGAAGGCAATCATCCTTACAAGAAGTGGATTGACAATTATTCTTCTGAAAGTTTTCAG GCCTCAGCTCTGCAAAATGAGGACTTGCTGGATAAACTTAGTGTCTCTTTGACAGGCGAAGAACTAGACATAATAGAAAAGCTCTATCACCAAGCCATGAAACTTGAAGTAGAGTTCTTCTGTGCTCAGCCACTTGCTCAGCCCACTGTAGTTCCTCTGATTAAAGGGCATAATCCTGCAGGAGACCgtctaattatattttctgatTTCGATTTGACTTGCACCATTGTTGATTCCTCTGCCATTTTGGCAGAGATCGCAATAGTGACAGCACCAAAATCTGACCAGAATCAACCTGAAAATCAACTTGGTCGGATGTCATCAGGTGAGCTGAGGAACACATGGGGTCTTCTTTCCAAACAGTACACAGAGGAGTACGAACAATGCATTGAAAGCTTCATGCCCTCTGAGAAAG TGGAGAATTTCAACTATGAAACTTTGCATAAAGCACTTGAGCAACTCTCACACTTTGAGAAGAGGGCAAATTCTAGAGTGATCGAATCTGGAGTTCTCAAGGGTATAAATCttgaagatattaaaaaaGCTGGTGAACGCCTGAGTCTTCAAGATGGTTGCACTACCTTCTTTCAGAAAGTtgtaaagaatgaaaatttgaatGCTAATGTCCATGTGCTTTCATACTGTTGGTGTGGTGATCTCATCAGAGCATCTTTTTCTTCAG CAGGTTTAAATGCACTGAATGTACATGCGAATGAGTTCTCATTCAAAGAATCTATTTCAACGGGTGAAATTATTGAGAAAGTGGAGTCCCCCATTGACAAAGTTCAAGCTTTCAACAATACTTTAGAGAAATACGGAACTGACAGAAAGAACTTGAGTGTTTACATTGGAGACTCTGTGGGTGACTTGCTTTGTCTGCTTGAGGCTGATATAGGCATTGTAATCGGGTCTAGCTCAAGCTTAAGGAGAGTGGGATCTCAATTTGGTGTTACATTTATCCCGTTGTACCCTGGCTTGGTTAAGAAACAGAAGGAGTACACTGAAGGAAGCTCTTCTAACTGGAAGGAGAAATCTGGCATACTTTACACAGTCTCAAGTTGGGCTGAAGTACATGCCTTTATCTTGGGGTggtag
- the LOC102608151 gene encoding bifunctional TH2 protein, mitochondrial isoform X2, giving the protein MRFLFTNPIKTPLLSSILFHCPNSPRLGLLDSVRVNSPSSLTTQRSSLSMAAIPPKSPSPEEEGLARRLWIKFKRESVFAMYSPFTVCLASGNLKLETFRHYIAQDFHFLKAFAQAYELAEECADDDDAKLSISELRKGVLEELKMHDSFVKEWGTDLAKMATVNSATVKYTEFLLATASGKVEGVKGPGKLATPFEKTKVAAYTLGAMSPCMRLYAFLGKEFHGLLNANEGNHPYKKWIDNYSSESFQASALQNEDLLDKLSVSLTGEELDIIEKLYHQAMKLEVEFFCAQPLAQPTVVPLIKGHNPAGDRLIIFSDFDLTCTIVDSSAILAEIAIVTAPKSDQNQPENQLGRMSSGELRNTWGLLSKQYTEEYEQCIESFMPSEKVENFNYETLHKALEQLSHFEKRANSRVIESGVLKGINLEDIKKAGERLSLQDGCTTFFQKVVKNENLNANVHVLSYCWCGDLIRASFSSGLNALNVHANEFSFKESISTGEIIEKVESPIDKVQAFNNTLEKYGTDRKNLSVYIGDSVGDLLCLLEADIGIVIGSSSSLRRVGSQFGVTFIPLYPGLVKKQKEYTEGSSSNWKEKSGILYTVSSWAEVHAFILGW; this is encoded by the exons ATGCGCTTCCTTTTCACAAACCCAATCAAAACCCCATTACTCTCTTCTATTCTTTTCCATTGTCCCAACTCGCCCCGACTCGGCCTTCTTGACTCAGTCCGAGTCAACTCACCTTCTTCTTTGACAACTCAAAGATCGTCACTTTCGATGGCGGCGATTCCCCCAAAATCGCCGAGCCCTGAGGAGGAGGGACTCGCGAGGAGGTTGTGGATCAAGTTTAAGAGAGAATCTGTGTTTGCCATGTACTCCCCGTTTACGGTTTGTTTGGCTTCTGGGAACCTAAAGCTTGAAACCTTCAGGCATTACATCGCCcaagattttcattttctcaaagCTTTCGCCCAAGC gtATGAACTGGCGGAAGAATgtgctgatgatgatgatgcaaaGTTATCTATCTCTGAATTGAGGAAGGGTGTACTTGAGGAGTTAAAAATGCATGATTCCTTTGTGAAG GAGTGGGGTACAGATCTTGCTAAAATGGCTACTGTTAACTCTGCAACTGTAAAGTATACAGAGTTCTTGTTGGCAACAGCTTCCGGGAAGGTCGAAGGTGTTAAAGGTCCTGGAAAACTTGCAACCCCATTTGAGAAAACTAAAGTTGCCGCTTACACATTGGGTGCCATGTCACCTTGTATGAGGCTCTATGCTTTCCTTGGAAAGGAATTCCATGGCCTCCTAAATGCTAATGAAGGCAATCATCCTTACAAGAAGTGGATTGACAATTATTCTTCTGAAAGTTTTCAG GCCTCAGCTCTGCAAAATGAGGACTTGCTGGATAAACTTAGTGTCTCTTTGACAGGCGAAGAACTAGACATAATAGAAAAGCTCTATCACCAAGCCATGAAACTTGAAGTAGAGTTCTTCTGTGCTCAGCCACTTGCTCAGCCCACTGTAGTTCCTCTGATTAAAGGGCATAATCCTGCAGGAGACCgtctaattatattttctgatTTCGATTTGACTTGCACCATTGTTGATTCCTCTGCCATTTTGGCAGAGATCGCAATAGTGACAGCACCAAAATCTGACCAGAATCAACCTGAAAATCAACTTGGTCGGATGTCATCAGGTGAGCTGAGGAACACATGGGGTCTTCTTTCCAAACAGTACACAGAGGAGTACGAACAATGCATTGAAAGCTTCATGCCCTCTGAGAAAG TGGAGAATTTCAACTATGAAACTTTGCATAAAGCACTTGAGCAACTCTCACACTTTGAGAAGAGGGCAAATTCTAGAGTGATCGAATCTGGAGTTCTCAAGGGTATAAATCttgaagatattaaaaaaGCTGGTGAACGCCTGAGTCTTCAAGATGGTTGCACTACCTTCTTTCAGAAAGTtgtaaagaatgaaaatttgaatGCTAATGTCCATGTGCTTTCATACTGTTGGTGTGGTGATCTCATCAGAGCATCTTTTTCTTCAG GTTTAAATGCACTGAATGTACATGCGAATGAGTTCTCATTCAAAGAATCTATTTCAACGGGTGAAATTATTGAGAAAGTGGAGTCCCCCATTGACAAAGTTCAAGCTTTCAACAATACTTTAGAGAAATACGGAACTGACAGAAAGAACTTGAGTGTTTACATTGGAGACTCTGTGGGTGACTTGCTTTGTCTGCTTGAGGCTGATATAGGCATTGTAATCGGGTCTAGCTCAAGCTTAAGGAGAGTGGGATCTCAATTTGGTGTTACATTTATCCCGTTGTACCCTGGCTTGGTTAAGAAACAGAAGGAGTACACTGAAGGAAGCTCTTCTAACTGGAAGGAGAAATCTGGCATACTTTACACAGTCTCAAGTTGGGCTGAAGTACATGCCTTTATCTTGGGGTggtag
- the LOC102608151 gene encoding bifunctional TH2 protein, mitochondrial isoform X3, with translation MHDSFVKEWGTDLAKMATVNSATVKYTEFLLATASGKVEGVKGPGKLATPFEKTKVAAYTLGAMSPCMRLYAFLGKEFHGLLNANEGNHPYKKWIDNYSSESFQASALQNEDLLDKLSVSLTGEELDIIEKLYHQAMKLEVEFFCAQPLAQPTVVPLIKGHNPAGDRLIIFSDFDLTCTIVDSSAILAEIAIVTAPKSDQNQPENQLGRMSSGELRNTWGLLSKQYTEEYEQCIESFMPSEKVENFNYETLHKALEQLSHFEKRANSRVIESGVLKGINLEDIKKAGERLSLQDGCTTFFQKVVKNENLNANVHVLSYCWCGDLIRASFSSAGLNALNVHANEFSFKESISTGEIIEKVESPIDKVQAFNNTLEKYGTDRKNLSVYIGDSVGDLLCLLEADIGIVIGSSSSLRRVGSQFGVTFIPLYPGLVKKQKEYTEGSSSNWKEKSGILYTVSSWAEVHAFILGW, from the exons ATGCATGATTCCTTTGTGAAG GAGTGGGGTACAGATCTTGCTAAAATGGCTACTGTTAACTCTGCAACTGTAAAGTATACAGAGTTCTTGTTGGCAACAGCTTCCGGGAAGGTCGAAGGTGTTAAAGGTCCTGGAAAACTTGCAACCCCATTTGAGAAAACTAAAGTTGCCGCTTACACATTGGGTGCCATGTCACCTTGTATGAGGCTCTATGCTTTCCTTGGAAAGGAATTCCATGGCCTCCTAAATGCTAATGAAGGCAATCATCCTTACAAGAAGTGGATTGACAATTATTCTTCTGAAAGTTTTCAG GCCTCAGCTCTGCAAAATGAGGACTTGCTGGATAAACTTAGTGTCTCTTTGACAGGCGAAGAACTAGACATAATAGAAAAGCTCTATCACCAAGCCATGAAACTTGAAGTAGAGTTCTTCTGTGCTCAGCCACTTGCTCAGCCCACTGTAGTTCCTCTGATTAAAGGGCATAATCCTGCAGGAGACCgtctaattatattttctgatTTCGATTTGACTTGCACCATTGTTGATTCCTCTGCCATTTTGGCAGAGATCGCAATAGTGACAGCACCAAAATCTGACCAGAATCAACCTGAAAATCAACTTGGTCGGATGTCATCAGGTGAGCTGAGGAACACATGGGGTCTTCTTTCCAAACAGTACACAGAGGAGTACGAACAATGCATTGAAAGCTTCATGCCCTCTGAGAAAG TGGAGAATTTCAACTATGAAACTTTGCATAAAGCACTTGAGCAACTCTCACACTTTGAGAAGAGGGCAAATTCTAGAGTGATCGAATCTGGAGTTCTCAAGGGTATAAATCttgaagatattaaaaaaGCTGGTGAACGCCTGAGTCTTCAAGATGGTTGCACTACCTTCTTTCAGAAAGTtgtaaagaatgaaaatttgaatGCTAATGTCCATGTGCTTTCATACTGTTGGTGTGGTGATCTCATCAGAGCATCTTTTTCTTCAG CAGGTTTAAATGCACTGAATGTACATGCGAATGAGTTCTCATTCAAAGAATCTATTTCAACGGGTGAAATTATTGAGAAAGTGGAGTCCCCCATTGACAAAGTTCAAGCTTTCAACAATACTTTAGAGAAATACGGAACTGACAGAAAGAACTTGAGTGTTTACATTGGAGACTCTGTGGGTGACTTGCTTTGTCTGCTTGAGGCTGATATAGGCATTGTAATCGGGTCTAGCTCAAGCTTAAGGAGAGTGGGATCTCAATTTGGTGTTACATTTATCCCGTTGTACCCTGGCTTGGTTAAGAAACAGAAGGAGTACACTGAAGGAAGCTCTTCTAACTGGAAGGAGAAATCTGGCATACTTTACACAGTCTCAAGTTGGGCTGAAGTACATGCCTTTATCTTGGGGTggtag